In the genome of Cynocephalus volans isolate mCynVol1 chromosome 15, mCynVol1.pri, whole genome shotgun sequence, one region contains:
- the BOP1 gene encoding ribosome biogenesis protein BOP1 isoform X1 has product MAGTRGAERAAAPGVRPGKRRPEPEPEPEPQPEEPSLLYTPASSHGDNSDSGPSDSEESVFTGLEDSGSDSSEDDEGENGASRNKGHSGTVETSGEQVQAGPPRTEMVRVQSGDEYAEDSSDEEDIRNTVGNVPLEWYDDFPHVGYDLDGRRIYKPLRTRDELDQFLDKMDDPDYWRTVQDQMTGRDLRLTDEQVALVQRLQRGQFGDMGFDPYEPAVDFFSGDVMIHPVTNRPATKRSFIPSLVEKEKVSRMVHAIKMGWIQPRRPRDPTPSFYDLWAQEDPSAVPGRHKMHVPAPKLALPGHAESYNPPPEYLPSKEERLAWEQQEPGERKLSFLPRQFQSLRAVPAYSRFIQERFERCLDLYLCPRQRKMRVNVDPEDLIPKLPRPRDLQPFPTCQALVYRGHSDLIRCLSVSPGGQWLASGSDDGSLRFWEVATARCMRTVPVGGVVRSIAWNPSPTLCLVAAAVEDSVLLLNPALGDRLVVGSTDQMLSAFTLPEEPTLQPARWLEASEEERQAGLRLRICHSKPVMQVTWHGRGDYLAVVLATPGHSQVQIHQLSRRRSQSPFRRSHGQVQCVAFHPTRPFLLVASQRSVRLYHLLRQELTKKLMPNCKWVSSLAVHPAGDNVICGSYDSKLVWFDLDLSTKPYKVLRHHKKALRAVAFHPRYPLFASGSDDGSVIVCHGMVYNDLLQNPLLVPVKVLKGHTLTRDLGVLDVTFHPTQPWVFSSGADGSIRLFT; this is encoded by the exons ATGGCGGGTACGCGGGGCGCGGAGCGCGCGGCGGCGCCGGGAGTGCGGCCGGGGAAGAGGCGGCCGGAGCCGGAGCCCGAGCCGGAGCCGCAGCCGGAGGAG CCCTCTCTCCTCTACACTCCTGCTTCCAGCCATGGTGACAACAGCGACTCTGGCCCATCTGACAGCGAGGAGAGTGTGTTCACAGGCCTGGAAGATTCTGGCAGTGACAGTAGTGAGGACGATGAGGGAGAGAATGGAGCCAGCAGGAACAAGGGTCACAGTGGGACCGTGGAGACCTCTGGGGAGCAGGTGCAG GCCGGCCCTCCGAGGACAGAGATGGTGAGAGTGCAGAGCGGGGACGAGTATGCGGAGGACAGCTCTGACGAGGAG GACATCCGGAACACGGTGGGCAACGTGCCCCTGGAGTGGTACGATGACTTCCCCCATGTGGGCTACGACCTGGATGGCAGGCGCATCTATAAGCCTCTGCGCACCCGGGATGAGCTGGACCAGTTTCTGGACAAGATGGATGACCCCGACTACTG GCGCACTGTGCAGGACCAAATGACAGGGCGTGATCTGCGGCTGACTGATGAACAGGTGGCCCTGGTGCAGCGGCTGCAGAGGGGCCAGTTTGGGGACATGGGCTTCGACCCATATGAG CCAGCTGTGGACTTCTTCAGTGGAGATGTCATGATCCACCCAGTGACCAACCGCCCAGCCACCAAGCGCAGCTTCATCCCATCCCTGGTGGAGAAGGAGAAG GTCTCTCGCATGGTGCACGCCATCAAGATGGGCTGGATCCAGCCCCGCCGGCCCCgagaccccacccccagcttctaCGACCTGTGGGCCCAGGAGGACCCCAGTGCTGTGCCAGGGCGCCACAAGATGCACGTGCCTGCTCCCAAGTTGGCCTTGCCTGGCCATGCTGAGTCCTACAACCCGCCTCCTGAGTACCTGCCCAGCAAGGAGGAG CGCCTGGCGTGGGAGCAGCAGGAGCCGGGTGAGAGGAAGCTCAGCTTCCTGCCGCGGCAGTTCCAGAGCCTGCGTGCTGTTCCTGCGTACAGCCGCTTCATCCAGGAGCGCTTTGAGCGCTGTCTCGATCTGTATCTGTGCCCGCGGCAGCGTAAGATGAGG GTGAACGTGGACCCCGAAGACCTAATCCCTAAACTGCCCCGGCCAAGGGACCTGCAGCCCTTCCCCACATGCCAGGCCCTG GTCTACAGGGGCCACAGTGACCTGATCCGCTGCCTCAGTGTCTCCCCAGGGGGCCAGTGGCTGGCTTCAG GCTCAGACGATGGATCGCTGCGGTTCTGGGAGGTGGCCACTGCCCGCTGCATGAGGACTGTGCCTGTGGGGGGCGTGGTGCGGAGCATTGCCTGgaaccccagccccaccctctgCCTGGTGGCTGCGGCCGT GGAGGACTCGGTGCTGCTGCTGAACCCAGCCCTGGGGGACCGGCTGGTGGTGGGCAGCACAGACCAGATGCTGAGTGCCTTTACCCTGCCGGAGGAGCCCACTCTGCAGCCTGCCCGCTGGCTGGAGGCCTCGGAAGAAGAGCGCCAGGCGGGCCTGCGGCTGCGCATCTGCCACAGCAAA CCAGTGATGCAGGTGACCTGGCATGGGCGTGGGGACTACTTGGCCGTGGTGCTGGCCACTCCGGGTCACAGCCAGGTGCAGATCCACCAGCTGAGTCGACGCCGCAGTCAGAGCCCCTTCCGCCGCAGCCATGGACAGGTGCAGTGTGTGGCCTTCCACCCCACCAGGCCCTTCCTGCTTGTGGCCTCCCAGCGCAGTGTCCGCCTTTACCATCTCCTGCGCCAGGAGCTCACCAAGAAGCTGATGCCAAACTGCAAGTGGGTGTCCAGCCTGGCCGTGCACCCTGCAG GTGACAATGTCATCTGTGGCAGCTATGACAGCAAGTTAGTGTGGTTTGACCTGGACCTCTCCACCAAGCCATACAAAGTGCTGAG GCACCACAAGAAGGCCCTGCGGGCTGTGGCCTTCCACCCCCGATATCCACTCTTTGCATCTGGCTCTGATGACGGCAGTGTCATTGTCTGCCACGGCATGGTGTACAA tGACCTGCTGCAGAACCCACTGCTGGTGCCCGTCAAGGTGTTGAAGGGACACACGCTGACCCGGGACCTGGGTGTGCTGGACGTGACCTTCCATCCCACGCAGCCCTGGGTCTTCTCTTCAGGGGCGGACGGCAGCATCCGCCTCTTCACCTAG
- the BOP1 gene encoding ribosome biogenesis protein BOP1 isoform X2, with translation MAGTRGAERAAAPGVRPGKRRPEPEPEPEPQPEEPSLLYTPASSHGDNSDSGPSDSEESVFTGLEDSGSDSSEDDEGENGASRNKGHSGTVETSGEQVQAGPPRTEMVRVQSGDEYAEDSSDEEDIRNTVGNVPLEWYDDFPHVGYDLDGRRIYKPLRTRDELDQFLDKMDDPDYWRTVQDQMTGRDLRLTDEQVALVQRLQRGQFGDMGFDPYEPAVDFFSGDVMIHPVTNRPATKRSFIPSLVEKEKVSRMVHAIKMGWIQPRRPRDPTPSFYDLWAQEDPSAVPGRHKMHVPAPKLALPGHAESYNPPPEYLPSKEERLAWEQQEPGERKLSFLPRQFQSLRAVPAYSRFIQERFERCLDLYLCPRQRKMRVYRGHSDLIRCLSVSPGGQWLASGSDDGSLRFWEVATARCMRTVPVGGVVRSIAWNPSPTLCLVAAAVEDSVLLLNPALGDRLVVGSTDQMLSAFTLPEEPTLQPARWLEASEEERQAGLRLRICHSKPVMQVTWHGRGDYLAVVLATPGHSQVQIHQLSRRRSQSPFRRSHGQVQCVAFHPTRPFLLVASQRSVRLYHLLRQELTKKLMPNCKWVSSLAVHPAGDNVICGSYDSKLVWFDLDLSTKPYKVLRHHKKALRAVAFHPRYPLFASGSDDGSVIVCHGMVYNDLLQNPLLVPVKVLKGHTLTRDLGVLDVTFHPTQPWVFSSGADGSIRLFT, from the exons ATGGCGGGTACGCGGGGCGCGGAGCGCGCGGCGGCGCCGGGAGTGCGGCCGGGGAAGAGGCGGCCGGAGCCGGAGCCCGAGCCGGAGCCGCAGCCGGAGGAG CCCTCTCTCCTCTACACTCCTGCTTCCAGCCATGGTGACAACAGCGACTCTGGCCCATCTGACAGCGAGGAGAGTGTGTTCACAGGCCTGGAAGATTCTGGCAGTGACAGTAGTGAGGACGATGAGGGAGAGAATGGAGCCAGCAGGAACAAGGGTCACAGTGGGACCGTGGAGACCTCTGGGGAGCAGGTGCAG GCCGGCCCTCCGAGGACAGAGATGGTGAGAGTGCAGAGCGGGGACGAGTATGCGGAGGACAGCTCTGACGAGGAG GACATCCGGAACACGGTGGGCAACGTGCCCCTGGAGTGGTACGATGACTTCCCCCATGTGGGCTACGACCTGGATGGCAGGCGCATCTATAAGCCTCTGCGCACCCGGGATGAGCTGGACCAGTTTCTGGACAAGATGGATGACCCCGACTACTG GCGCACTGTGCAGGACCAAATGACAGGGCGTGATCTGCGGCTGACTGATGAACAGGTGGCCCTGGTGCAGCGGCTGCAGAGGGGCCAGTTTGGGGACATGGGCTTCGACCCATATGAG CCAGCTGTGGACTTCTTCAGTGGAGATGTCATGATCCACCCAGTGACCAACCGCCCAGCCACCAAGCGCAGCTTCATCCCATCCCTGGTGGAGAAGGAGAAG GTCTCTCGCATGGTGCACGCCATCAAGATGGGCTGGATCCAGCCCCGCCGGCCCCgagaccccacccccagcttctaCGACCTGTGGGCCCAGGAGGACCCCAGTGCTGTGCCAGGGCGCCACAAGATGCACGTGCCTGCTCCCAAGTTGGCCTTGCCTGGCCATGCTGAGTCCTACAACCCGCCTCCTGAGTACCTGCCCAGCAAGGAGGAG CGCCTGGCGTGGGAGCAGCAGGAGCCGGGTGAGAGGAAGCTCAGCTTCCTGCCGCGGCAGTTCCAGAGCCTGCGTGCTGTTCCTGCGTACAGCCGCTTCATCCAGGAGCGCTTTGAGCGCTGTCTCGATCTGTATCTGTGCCCGCGGCAGCGTAAGATGAGG GTCTACAGGGGCCACAGTGACCTGATCCGCTGCCTCAGTGTCTCCCCAGGGGGCCAGTGGCTGGCTTCAG GCTCAGACGATGGATCGCTGCGGTTCTGGGAGGTGGCCACTGCCCGCTGCATGAGGACTGTGCCTGTGGGGGGCGTGGTGCGGAGCATTGCCTGgaaccccagccccaccctctgCCTGGTGGCTGCGGCCGT GGAGGACTCGGTGCTGCTGCTGAACCCAGCCCTGGGGGACCGGCTGGTGGTGGGCAGCACAGACCAGATGCTGAGTGCCTTTACCCTGCCGGAGGAGCCCACTCTGCAGCCTGCCCGCTGGCTGGAGGCCTCGGAAGAAGAGCGCCAGGCGGGCCTGCGGCTGCGCATCTGCCACAGCAAA CCAGTGATGCAGGTGACCTGGCATGGGCGTGGGGACTACTTGGCCGTGGTGCTGGCCACTCCGGGTCACAGCCAGGTGCAGATCCACCAGCTGAGTCGACGCCGCAGTCAGAGCCCCTTCCGCCGCAGCCATGGACAGGTGCAGTGTGTGGCCTTCCACCCCACCAGGCCCTTCCTGCTTGTGGCCTCCCAGCGCAGTGTCCGCCTTTACCATCTCCTGCGCCAGGAGCTCACCAAGAAGCTGATGCCAAACTGCAAGTGGGTGTCCAGCCTGGCCGTGCACCCTGCAG GTGACAATGTCATCTGTGGCAGCTATGACAGCAAGTTAGTGTGGTTTGACCTGGACCTCTCCACCAAGCCATACAAAGTGCTGAG GCACCACAAGAAGGCCCTGCGGGCTGTGGCCTTCCACCCCCGATATCCACTCTTTGCATCTGGCTCTGATGACGGCAGTGTCATTGTCTGCCACGGCATGGTGTACAA tGACCTGCTGCAGAACCCACTGCTGGTGCCCGTCAAGGTGTTGAAGGGACACACGCTGACCCGGGACCTGGGTGTGCTGGACGTGACCTTCCATCCCACGCAGCCCTGGGTCTTCTCTTCAGGGGCGGACGGCAGCATCCGCCTCTTCACCTAG
- the SCX gene encoding basic helix-loop-helix transcription factor scleraxis codes for MLRSAPPGRYLYPEVSPLSEDEDRGSESSGSDEKPCRVHAARCGLQGARRRAGGRRAGGGGPGSGGRPGREPRQRHTANARERDRTNSVNTAFTALRTLIPTEPADRKLSKIETLRLASSYISHLGNVLLVGEACGDGQPCHSGPAFFHAARASSPPPPPPPPPPARDGENAQPKQICTFCLSNQRKLSKDRDRKTAIRS; via the exons ATGCTGCGCTCGGCGCCACCGGGCCGCTACCTGTACCCCGAGGTGAGCCCGCTGTCGGAGGACGAGGACCGCGGCAGCGAGAGCTCGGGCTCCGACGAGAAGCCCTGCCGCGTGCACGCGGCGCGCTGCGGCCTCCAGGGCGCCCGGCGCAGGGCCGGGGGCCGGcgggctgggggtggtgggccGGGGTCCGGGGGGCGGCCGGGCCGCGAGCCCCGGCAGCGGCACACGGCGAACGCGCGCGAGCGGGACCGCACCAACAGCGTGAACACGGCCTTCACGGCGCTGCGCACGCTCATCCCCACCGAGCCGGCCGACCGCAAGCTCTCCAAGATCGAGACGCTGCGCCTGGCCTCCAGCTACATCTCGCACCTGGGCAACGTGCTGCTGGTGGGCGAGGCCTGCGGCGATGGGCAGCCGTGCCACTCGGGGCCCGCCTTCTTCCACGCGGCGCGCGCCAGCAgcccaccgccgccaccgccgccaccgCCCCCGGCCCGCGACGGCGAGAACGCCCAGCCCAAACAAATCTGCACCTTCTGCCTCAGCAACCAAAGAAAGTTG aGCAAGGACCGCGACAGAAAGACAGCAATTCGAAGTTAG